The Oncorhynchus clarkii lewisi isolate Uvic-CL-2024 chromosome 23, UVic_Ocla_1.0, whole genome shotgun sequence genomic interval CTGTGTTTTAGTTAGTTATTCATCTTTGTTCTAGCAGCTCATTTATTTGTTGTCAATTATTGGCTCTCCTCTCGTCTCAGCTTTGGGTAATGAATACTGTCATAATGACTGGAATATTATGTATTCAGTGTTTGGTGATTAGATGTGCTTGTTTGGTTCCTTGTAGTGGGTGCACACATTAAAATACATTAATTAATTTCAAGCTGCTTATAATGGATGACCCTTAACAGGACGGCTATAAAACTAATTACATACAGACACAGCTACCTTTTTACTTAGTTTTTTTCCTCTTCATTATCTCTGATAAGTGCAACCTCTTGTGAGAAATGACATCCAGCTGCTTCTCTCCTCCATTTGTTGTTGCTTTTTCGCTCCTCTTTTTTTtcactcaccctcctctcctccacctcctttgtTGCCCTTGCCAGCATCATAGCATCTGACAGAGGTTGAAGGAGAGGATGTCTGATTACCTCTCCTCCATTTCTACTCTCTGAAGGTGAAAATGGAGCTGCTCCCCAACACAGGATGTCATGTCTTGTCAGATTATGATACGTACTGCAGTCTAAGACATGCAGCAGCAACAACCGTCTCTAGCTAGCTGGAGTAAATCATTGTATTTTTGTCAGCATGTATCTTTTTAGGTTACATACGAGCCTACTTTCTCACAGCATTGTATTGTTTGAATAGGTTTTTTAAGATGACCTACCTTTTCAAAAGATGGCAGCATTTACATGCAGCCCAATTCAGATTTATTTAGTTTTGTGTGCcgtagagcaaaatggagaacaccctcctgttcgtgagagtctcacacttccatattagtttgtaggccacaccgttcggacactacagatgtttttgtgagaagacataTGTTCAGGATGTCATGGTCTGaccaacaccgctgtagctcgggccacctttcaccacagatgcgaAGCCTTGACAAAGGTGGATGGGCTAGATTGAAACGCAGCACATGGGATTATTttattatgttaattagattGACGCACATGATTGAATGCCTTCTCACAACATTGTTGATTTGTTATAATACTGTAGGTCTTTTTAAGGTACTGTCTTTTTTGAGGTTATGTCTTCTCACACCATGTTGTTTTGTTTGAATGTGTCTGTTTCAGGTTACCTTCTGACAAGGCAGGAAGGACAAGCTGGCTCCCCAGAGAAGCCTCTGTCAGATCTGGGTCGCTTATCCTACCTGGCATATTGGAAAAGTGTCATGGTGGAGTACCTCTATAAGCAGCCAGATAAACACATCAGCGTTAAAGGAATAAGCAGGGCCACTGGGATGTGTCCGCATGATATCGCCGCTACTCTCCAGCATCTCTGCATGATTGACAGGCAGGACGGCAGGTCAGTCCTAACTCACACACTCGCTGTGTGTGCGCACCCTGTCTGACTCAGACTTATTCAGGCCACTGGGTATTTTTAACATGTTAGCCATTAATGCAGCAGAATATTGGCAGAAGTAAGTCAGGTtaaggaaacagacagacagaacagcctgCTGCTATTCCAGCCTGAGAATCCTCCGTTTCAGCTTTATTAACTTACGTAATGCCATGGGTCATGTGGATTCACTCTACAACAGCTGGTCTTTTTCTTATTGGTTTACTGTGAAAGTACTTTGACAGTACTTACTGACAATTGCTAacttaaaaagggctttataaaaacatttgaatgtttggttCATTTGTTTATGATTGGCTCTTCAGATTGTAATGATCAGAATGGGTTGATTTGATTCGTTTGTGATTTCTCTCTAGGGTCGTAGTGATCAGAAGATATCAATTGATGTTCAGTTTTATTAACTACAAACACTACATGTGTTTCATGTCACATCATACATTAATATGTTGAGAGCTGGTGCTTTTTGTCATAATTGTTGATTGCTTCTCTCCAGGTTTGTGGTAATCAGAATAGATTGATTGATCTTATTGATTATTGTTCTCTAGGTTTGTGGTAATCAGAATAGATTGATTGATCTCGTTGATGATGTTTCTTGGTTTGATTGACTGATTTTGAAATTTCTTATTGCTCTTCTTTAGGTTTGTGGTGATCCGAAGAGAGCGGTTGATCCAGAGGCACATGGAGAAGCTGCGAGCCAGCCCCAGGCTGAACCAGGTGGACCCTGACGCACTGCACTGGATCCCCAGCCCCAGGCTGAACCAGGTGGACCCTGACGCACTGCACTGGACCCCCAGCCCCAGGCTGAACCAGGTGGACCCTGACGCACTGCACTGGACCCCCGCAGTGGCCCTCAACGCTGTCctgtctgaggaggagagagagatcgagatgGATGTAAGTcttgcatgcgcacacacacacacacacagtgtctttCAACTCTGGACCTGACACAGTTCAACTCTGTTCAGTCTGTAGTCTAATCATGGTGTTCAGTCTGTAGTCTAGACTGTGATTAGGTTAATCATGGTGTTCAGTCTGTAGTCTAGACTGTGATTAGGTTAATCATGGTGTTCAGTCTGGAGTCTAGATTGTGATTAGGTTAATCATGGCGTTCCGTCTGTCGTCTAGACTTATTAGGTTAATCATGGTGTTCAGTCTGGAGTCTAGACCGTGATTAGGTTAATCATGGTGTTCAGTCTGGAGTCTAGACCGTGATTAGGTTAATCATGGTGTTCAGTCTGGAGTCTAGACCGTGATTAGGTTAATCATGGTGTTCAGTCTGGAGTCTAGACCGTGATTAGGTTAATCATGGTGTTCAGTCTGTAGTCTAGGCCGTGATTAGGTTAATCATGGTGTTCAGTCTGTAGTCTAGACCGTTATTAGGTTAATCATGGTGTTCAGTCTGTCGTCTAGTCTGTCGTCTAGTCCGTGATTAGGTTAATCATGGCGTTCCATCTGTCGTCTAGACTTATTAGGTTAATCATGGTGTTCAGTCTGTAGTCTAGACCGTGATTAGGTTAATCATGGCGTTCCGTCTGTCGTCTAGACTTATTAGGTTAATCATGGCGTTCAGTCTGGAGTCTAGACCGTGATTAGGTTAATCATGGTGTTCAGTCTGGAGTCTAGTCTGTGATTAGGTTAATCATGGTGTTCAGTCTGGAGTCTAGACCGTTATTAGGTTAATCATGGTGTTCAGTCTGGAGTCTAGTCCGTGATTAGGTTAATCATGGTGTTCAGTCTGTAGTCTAGACCGTTATTAGGTTAATCATGGTGTTCCGTCTGTCGTCTAGTCCGTGATTAGGTTAATCATGGTGTTCAGTCTGGAGTCTAGACCGTTATTAGGTTAATCATGGTGTTCAGTCTGTAGTCTAGATCGTGATTAGGTTAATCATGGTGTTCAGTCTGGAGTCTAGACCGTGATTAGGTTAATCATGGTGTTCAGTCTGGAGTCTAGACCGTGATTAGGTTAATCATGGTGTTCAGTCTGTAGTCTAGACCGTGATTAGGTTAATCATGGTGTTCAGTCTGTAGTCTAATCATGGTGTTCAGTCTGTAGTCTAGACCGTGATTAGGTTAATCATGGTGTTCAGTCTGTAGTCTAGATCGTGATTAGGTTAATCATGGTGTTCAGTCTGGAGTCTAGACCGTGATTAGGTTAATCATGGTGTTCAGTCTGGAGTCTAGACCGTGATTAGGTTAATCATGGTGTTCAGTCTGTAGTCTAGACCGTGATTAGGTTAATCATGGTGTTCAGTCTGTAGTCTAATCATGGTGTTCAGTCTGTAGTCTAGACCGTGATTAGGTTAATCATGGTGTTCAGTCTGGAGTCTAGACCGTTATTAGGTTAATCATGGTGTTCAGTCTGTAGTCTAGGCTGTGATTAGGTTAATCATGGTGTTCAGTCTGGAGTCTAGACCGTGATTAGGTTAATCATGGTGTTCAGTCTGGAGTCTAGACCGTGATTAGGTTAATCATGGTGTTCAGTCTGTAGTCTAGTCCGTGATTAGGTTAATCATGGTGTTCAGTCTGTAGTCTAGACCGTGATTAGGTTAATCATGGTGTTCAGTCTGTAGTCTAGACCGTGATTAGGTTAATCATGGTGTTCAGTCTGGAGTCTAGGCCGTGATTAGGTTAATCATGGTGTTCAGTCTGGAGTCTAGTCCGTGATTAGGTTAATCATGGTGTTCAGTCTGGAGTCTAGTCCGTGATTAGGTTAATCATGGTGTTCAGTCTGGAGTCTAGTCCGTGATTAGGTTAATCAGGTTTGTTCGTGCTGGGCTGGAGGAAAAGCCTACACGCTCGGTGCATTAGCTCTCCAGGACCCCTGCATTAGTTGGAGCCCCCTACGTTAGTAGTAAAGACATGCGTTTGTATGCCTCCACGTCAGCTAACGCGATGCATGATCATTCATCATCCCACAGTCTGTTAAAGGTGGTGTTTGAGTTCGAACCAAGGCCGTTAATGAGCTTAGCATGTTCACTGTCACTAGGCATTTAATGTGGTGCCCCAAATCAGTTCAGTATATCCTTACATAATGAATAGTGCTAAATATTCCATGACATGCAATCAAATTGAATTGCTTAACAGCAAATGCTTCCTCTGCTCTGACACTCAAACATTATCAAGAGAACCTGTGGTGATGCATTTGTCATGATGTTAATTCAAATCGTGTGTCTATTTCCCCATTAGCCTTTTCATTGTGATGTTAAGCTAGCTGTCTGTGTTTCCCAGAGACAATaacattgtctgtctctctgtgtgtaaatTCCAGGCTGAGTGAGtgatgtgcctgtctgtctgttaattTCAGGCTGAGCGACTGATGTACCTCTCTGTGTGTTAATTACAGGCTGAGCGACTGAAGGAGCAGGCTAGTTGGGAAAATGAAGAGAGAGCGGTGTCCTATCTGATGACTAGCATACATCACCCTCGTCCTCCCACTAAGGTCTACAGTAAGAACCCCTTCAGAACATATGAGCGTCGCCCCACAACCGCTGGAGACCAAAGACTGCACGCCTCTGAGGAATGTAGTGGTGACAAAGATGAGGATGATTCTGATGGATCGCCTCCCATCCTAACGAAAGCCCATGCTATGTTTGGTGTCAAGAGAAAGGTGAGAGCTGGAAATTAGTTATTTGACACATTTCCTCATTGCAGGGTGAGGTGGCTGCAGTGTGATTGGCTGGTTATAGTGTTTACATAGGGATGGAAAAAGAAGGGAGTTCAATTGAATGTTATGTAATAGTTTCAGAATTAGATTGTTTTCCGTCATTATATAATGCGACTTGGTATCTGAAGATGTGTTGTCTACCAACTAAGGTGTGTTAAATGTTCTTGGCTGCAATGAAAGATGCACTCAGTTCTCTAGATTATGTTAAATAATCCTCGGTACAGTACAACAAACAGTTGTGATTTTTCTGGTGCTGTTGTGTAGCAGGCAGCCAGACTGAACCTTGTTCAGTGGTCATGGCTAAGGCAGACAGACTGAACCTTGTTCTATTGTCAGTGGTCATGGCTAAGGCAGACAGACTGAACCTTGTTCTATTGTCAGTGGCCATGGCTAAGGCAGACAGACTGAACCTTGTTCTATTGTCAGTGGTCATGGCTAAGGCAGACAGACTGAACCTTGTTCTATTGTCAGTGGTCATGGCTAAGGCAGACAGACTGAACCTTGTTCTATTGTCAGTGGTCATGGCTAAGGCAGACAGACTGAACCTTGTTCTATTGTCAGTGGTCATGGCTAAAGCAGACAGACTGAACCTTGTTCTATTGTCAGTGGTCATGGCTAAGGCAGACAGACTGAACCTTGTTCTATTGTCAGTGGTCATGGCTAAGGCAGACAGACTGAACCTTGTTCTATTGTCAGTGGTCATGGCTAAGGCAGACAGACTGAACCTTGTTCTATTGTCAGTGGTCATGGTTAAGGCAGACAGACTGAACCTTGTTCTATTGTCAGTGGTCATGGCTAAGGCAGCCAGACTGAACCTTGTTCTATTGTCAGTGGTCATGGTTAAGGCAGACAGACTGAACCTTGTTCTATTGTCATGGTTAAGGCAGACAGACTGAACCTTGTTCTATTGTCAGTGGTCATGGCTAAGGCAGCCAGACTGAACCTTGTTCTATTGTCAGTGGTCATGGCTAAGGCAGACAGACTGAACCTTGTTCTATTGTCAGTGGTCATGGCTAAGGCAGACAGACTGAACCTTGTTCTATTGTCAGTGGTCATGGCTAAGGCAGACAGACTGAACCTTGTTCTATTGTCAGTGGTCATGGCTAAGGCAGCCAGACTGAACCTTGTTCTATTGTCAGTGGTCATGGCTAATTTAAATCCTTCCATGGTTTTCACATCTGTGTTGTCGATAGGCCACTGCTCCCTCGTGGTGAAGATGATATTACAACAGATTGTGGTCTAGAAGTTAGGAACCAGCTCTATTTCACACAGCAGGAATATGTCCTCTAGATAAGACTGCCTGCTGATGGTTGTTGCAGTTAATTAGTGAATTTGTTACAGGATTGCTTTCATAGTCCTCACTGGGTTTAATCTCTACCACAAAAAGAAAGTGACATCCTTGTAATACCCACTGGTAGCATATGCAAACTGGAGCATATGTAGAATGTGGTCTGAGTTAACTCTGCCTGTCTCATTTGTGGTTCTCTAAACCAGTCAGCCTTCATCTGTGGGAAAGAGTTGCTCAAGCATTCAATGCTCACATTGTGTGGTTTGAGCATTTTACATTCAGAACAAAAGTTTACAATGAGGCCCGGTCCTCCCTGCAGACATTTTACCAGGGccttgagtgtctctctctgtagctatTAAACTGCAGAAAGAGTTTAGAGAGGAAGTATTATGTTGATTTTAACCTTTTTTTTCCACCCATCTGTTTTGTCTGTCTTGGAGAGCAGTTGTGCTCAGAAATGGAAAGGAAGTTTAGTCCAGGACtaagcttaatctgtgtccgAGAAAACGGCCCTAAAGTTTAACATTTGATTTgtgttccagagagagagagctgagagagctgtCATGCTCAAGAAGAGAGGTCGCAAGAGAAGAAGGATTAATAGCAGTGTGACGACAGAGACCATCTCTGAGACGACGGAGGTTCTGAACGAACCGTTTGACAACTCTGAGGACGAGAGGCCCATGCCCCTGCTGGAGAGGACCTGCAGGGTGGgcgagatggaggaggaggggctgAGGAAACCAGTGAAGAGACGCAGAGGTCGTCCGCGGCTGGAGAAAACCACGGATAGAGACAATCGTGAACACTGGAATGAAGGTAACTAAATCCTTCAGATGTTTTTAAGAAGCTGTATTTTAAGTTGTAAGTTAAAATGGACAGCATACATCCCTTTAAATCTTAACATCACAACATCAATTTGCTCAAATCACTGATGTTCTTTTCTTTCTTCTAGTAGCCGGTGTCCTGTCAAAGAAACCGGGCAGGCCTCGAACGGTTAAGCGCAAGAAGGGCTGGCCCAAAGGAGTGAAACGGGGGCCTCCAAAATGGCGTctgaagaaagagaggaagatgggTTTCAAGCTGAACCTGTACACTCCCCCCGAGACGCCGCTGGAGGCCGAGGAACCCCACATCCAGGCCGAGGAGCCCAAGGAGGAGCCGGAGGACCAGGACAAGGCCTCGACCATCACGGAGGAGGAGTCAGACTCTGGCAGAGACCTGGTCAGTCGTGACACAGTTATGGACAAGCGCCTGCCCTCAGAGCCCCACATTCCCATGGAGGAAGAGAGTCCTAGTAAACTGAGCTCCCCTGGGGTATCTCCTGTGACTTCTCCTATGGCCTCTTCTCCAGTAGCCTCCCCTATGGCCTCTAGAGCTAGCtcccctgtcttctctcctgttGGCTCCGCTATGTGTTCTCCCGTCAGATCCCCCATCCGTGACGAACCACCGGAGGAGGACCCACAAGCCAGTGAGCACGGGGACTCTCAAGCTCCTTCTCCATCCAAACAGCTGGACCACAGCACTGAAAGATCAGCCGAGGATGATGAAGACGAAGAGACCACTCACCTGGACGCGGACGATGAAGACGAGAGTCGCATGGAGTCGACGGCAGAGCCAGAGAAAGAAGAGCGGAAGCAAGAGCCAGAGCCTTGTCAGGAGCCTCCTGACGCGGAGTCCTGCACCACCCTGACTTTTTTACATCCAAATGACAACAATAAGGATTCTGAACGACGTCAGGAGGGGTCTGAAGGGATGGACTATAGGCGTGAGGAGGAGCGGCCGGCCAACACTGGAGACGAGAAAAGAGATGGTATCCAGGAACAGGCACCAAccacagtagcagcagtagactCTGACCACCCCGTTGACTCCGAGTCAGAGGAGAGTAGCAGTCAGGAGGCTCGACGCCAGCCCCAGCAGacagaaagggatagagagaggcttGCTGCTCTGAGTCCTTCTGCTGTGCTGAGAGACCGAGAGGAGGATCGAGAGGGGGATCGAGAGGAGGACCGAGAGACAGCCCAGGCCGTGCAGAGCCTCACCCAGGAGACAGAGCGCGACACAGAGACACTGCAGGACAGCTCCAGCTCGGTGTTCCACCAGGAGGCGAGCCACAGCCTGCAGACCCACCCTATGGTCCCCCATAGCCCCCCTCACACCCTAACTTCGCTGGACGAAGGCTGCCCCCAGTTGGACCACAGCAGCCCCCTGTCCTCGGCCCACTCCCACCCCAGCCAGTCGGTGCGCTCTGTCAGCAGCCCAGCGTTGTCCATCCTGGAGAGTAGCAGAGGCAGCAGCAGTGGAGGAAGTGGCGCAGGAGGAGGTTACACCCAGATCAGCCCTGACCACGGCTCCAGCGGCGGAGCCTCCATCTCAGtcccctcctcccttcacaaCATGGAGACCAGCCCCATGATGGACGTGCCGTCGGTGTCGGACCACTCATCCCAGCAGGTGGTGGACAGCGGCTTCAGCGACCTGGGCTCCATCGAGAGCACCACAGAGAACTATGAGAACCCCAGCTCCTACGACTCCACACTGGGGGGCAGCATCTGTGGCGGTGCCGGGGGTCCGGGCGGACCTGGGGGCCCCCCTCAGAACAGCTGTTCCTACGGCCCCCTCCCCCCCAGTGGCCTGGTGCAGAGCAGCTGTGCCGTCAGCCAGCAAATGGGGGGTGTAAACCCTGGAAGCTGTGGCATGATTCAGCAGAATAGCCTGAGCTCCCCGCAGCACTGCAACGTCAAGTCACCACAgggctgtgtggtggtggtggagagacCACCGAGTAATGGTCAGCACAGTCACAGTCAACACAGCCAGCACAGTCACAGTCAAACAATCATACACAATCCCCATGGCCATACTAGGCAAACTATCACTCCACATAATCAGCATCCGCAACATAATCAGCCTCACAGCGCTCCACACAATCAACACAGCCAGATAACgcaacacaacccacacacacaccctgcacacAGTCAGCCACATGGTGTACATCACAATCAACACATCCTTCACAGTCAACACAGCCTTCACAATCAACACAATCAACACGGTCAACACAGCCTTCACAATCAACACGGTCAACACAGCCTTCACAatcaacacagtcaacacagccTTCACAATCAACACAGCCACAGTCAGCAACCGGCCATGACACAGTGTGGCATGCCTACCAACTTCACGGCGCCCATTCAGCTAGCTGACATCCCTGAGTCAGGCAACCCCAACCTGAGCAGCATCTATGAGAGGATGAACCAGGAGGGCTATGGCAGCGGTCATTACTCCCAGCCCTCGGCCACCTTCAGCCTGGCCAAACTGCAGCAGCTGACCAACACCCTCATAGACCACCCTCACTCTCTGCCTTTTAACCACTCTGCCTCCCACGCCCACCCTATCACATCCTATGCAAACAGTACCTCCCTGTCATCACACTCGCAGCACTCTGGCCTGGTGTCTCTGTCCCAGTCCCCCCACCCCGGCCACCCTCGCCCCCATGGGGTCTCTCCTCACCCCGGTGGCCCCCAGGTCCAGGTGCAGGCCACCATGACCCCCCCTCTGACCTCTTCCCACCCCCTCAGCTCCCCACAGATGATGCTGCAGCGCAACACCATGGGCATCCCCAACATCCCTACCTCCCAGTGGACTCTACAGGCTCAGATGGCCCCCGGGGGACCCAAGGGCCCCACACACATTGCCATGCGCTCCAAGTCAGCagcctctggtctctcctcccacccccaccaccaGCAGCAGATGTACAGTCACACCCGTGGGCCCCCCCAGACAGTCACCATGCAAGCCCCCTCATCCCGGACGCTGGCAGCCATGCCAAGGGGCATGAACATGGGCACGGTCAACATCATGCCGGCCCCTGGTAATCCCTACAACCATGCTGTTAGTGTCAACTCCATGAACATGCCCTCTGCCTCCATCAACCACGCCATGAACGGCTACCACGTCACAACCCAGGGGCCAACCATGATGGCGGCCAACGGTGGTTACCACAGCAACCAGATGTCGGGCCACCAGATGACTGC includes:
- the LOC139381172 gene encoding histone acetyltransferase KAT6B isoform X2, which encodes MVELANPLYTEWILEAIQKIKRQKQRPSEERICHAVATLHRLDKRTVLEQLELSVHDGSILKVTNKGSVSYKDPEHPGRGVSSSTTLLKPVSANLSVPLSKGSIWNPSELRHVDWNKILRRAIEGLDDNHGSSLKNIQRYLRNQDDLSHVLDNPGFQQRLRLSAKRAVNNGRLEKNGPLYRLNQGGSGVEGRSQRCPGASPLALQCVTLLPHESDQLRADPIPICSFCLGTKESNRDKRPEQLLSCADCGSSGHPSCLKFSPELTTNVKRLRWQCIECKTCSSCRIQGKNASEMTEGVTSMQQQGSHHTAPHMPPVSLQDEMLFCDSCDRGFHMECCNPPLSRMPKGTWVCQVCRPKENGKKLLHKKADEIKRRYAKPIGRPRNKLKHRMSVSSGDGSMLARGGRGSPGRGQKLTVCSTPSSGHAASVKDGTDLLAVATSNPCWAGDAVTFTTQFTTSSTPSTTPPRTPTSSSSTPAVTLTVNKKTKGLIDGLSKFFTPSPVGRRSSRAGEILDPSALKGSQSCCPARKKPGTPPKLWKLSPSQSVVGLAAKSDTTPSQKLTTTTISPCTLPLPPPPTSLGHSPTTSLVSSSSTSANSPQSSSSQSSVPSITSLSNHNQLKGLFDGLSHIYATQGQSRKKGLPCYAPPKRRHRKQDLGSCATASKTYPLIPHPPQQRLGKKEMTKNRLLLSSHSSSHPRPGRPRGRPFKVVSHFRRSPFLKKHRTLGRLRCRVTPQKGPQETPGKGDMTDEGRIKAEHDHGCEGELRVKQEPGFVAVSREHVTEEDVEIFTQVQELSSQRNGTMTITNSGRYPAVIEFGKYEIQTWHSSPYPPEYSRLQKLYLCEFCLKYMRCKSILQRHAKKCGWFQPPANEIYRKDDLSVFEVDGNVSKLFCQNLCLLAKLFLDHKTLYYDVEPFLFYILTKNDEKGCHLVGYFSKEKLCQQKYNVSCIMIMPQYQRQGFGRFLIDFSYLLTRQEGQAGSPEKPLSDLGRLSYLAYWKSVMVEYLYKQPDKHISVKGISRATGMCPHDIAATLQHLCMIDRQDGRFVVIRRERLIQRHMEKLRASPRLNQVDPDALHWIPSPRLNQVDPDALHWTPSPRLNQVDPDALHWTPAVALNAVLSEEEREIEMDAERLKEQASWENEERAVSYLMTSIHHPRPPTKVYSKNPFRTYERRPTTAGDQRLHASEECSGDKDEDDSDGSPPILTKAHAMFGVKRKRERAERAVMLKKRGRKRRRINSSVTTETISETTEVLNEPFDNSEDERPMPLLERTCRVGEMEEEGLRKPVKRRRGRPRLEKTTDRDNREHWNEAGVLSKKPGRPRTVKRKKGWPKGVKRGPPKWRLKKERKMGFKLNLYTPPETPLEAEEPHIQAEEPKEEPEDQDKASTITEEESDSGRDLVSRDTVMDKRLPSEPHIPMEEESPSKLSSPGVSPVTSPMASSPVASPMASRASSPVFSPVGSAMCSPVRSPIRDEPPEEDPQASEHGDSQAPSPSKQLDHSTERSAEDDEDEETTHLDADDEDESRMESTAEPEKEERKQEPEPCQEPPDAESCTTLTFLHPNDNNKDSERRQEGSEGMDYRREEERPANTGDEKRDGIQEQAPTTVAAVDSDHPVDSESEESSSQEARRQPQQTERDRERLAALSPSAVLRDREEDREGDREEDRETAQAVQSLTQETERDTETLQDSSSSVFHQEASHSLQTHPMVPHSPPHTLTSLDEGCPQLDHSSPLSSAHSHPSQSVRSVSSPALSILESSRGSSSGGSGAGGGYTQISPDHGSSGGASISVPSSLHNMETSPMMDVPSVSDHSSQQVVDSGFSDLGSIESTTENYENPSSYDSTLGGSICGGAGGPGGPGGPPQNSCSYGPLPPSGLVQSSCAVSQQMGGVNPGSCGMIQQNSLSSPQHCNVKSPQGCVVVVERPPSNGQHSHSQHSQHSHSQTIIHNPHGHTRQTITPHNQHPQHNQPHSAPHNQHSQITQHNPHTHPAHSQPHGVHHNQHILHSQHSLHNQHNQHGQHSLHNQHGQHSLHNQHSQHSLHNQHSHSQQPAMTQCGMPTNFTAPIQLADIPESGNPNLSSIYERMNQEGYGSGHYSQPSATFSLAKLQQLTNTLIDHPHSLPFNHSASHAHPITSYANSTSLSSHSQHSGLVSLSQSPHPGHPRPHGVSPHPGGPQVQVQATMTPPLTSSHPLSSPQMMLQRNTMGIPNIPTSQWTLQAQMAPGGPKGPTHIAMRSKSAASGLSSHPHHQQQMYSHTRGPPQTVTMQAPSSRTLAAMPRGMNMGTVNIMPAPGNPYNHAVSVNSMNMPSASINHAMNGYHVTTQGPTMMAANGGYHSNQMSGHQMTAAYMNQSPGAQYASMQMGMMGTQPYPQQPMQAPPHSNMYSSAGQHGYMTNTGPMSKQTLKGPFIRR
- the LOC139381172 gene encoding histone acetyltransferase KAT6B isoform X1 — encoded protein: MVELANPLYTEWILEAIQKIKRQKQRPSEERICHAVATLHRLDKRTVLEQLELSVHDGSILKVTNKGSVSYKDPEHPGRGVSSSTTLLKPVSANLSVPLSKGSIWNPSELRHVDWNKILRRAIEGLDDNHGSSLKNIQRYLRNQDDLSHVLDNPGFQQRLRLSAKRAVNNGRLEKNGPLYRLNQGGSGVEGRSQRCPGASPLALQCVTLLPHESDQLRADPIPICSFCLGTKESNRDKRPEQLLSCADCGSSGHPSCLKFSPELTTNVKRLRWQCIECKTCSSCRIQGKNASEMTEGVTSMQQQGSHHTAPHMPPVSLQDEMLFCDSCDRGFHMECCNPPLSRMPKGTWVCQVCRPKENGKKLLHKKADEIKRRYAKPIGRPRNKLKHRMSVSSGDGSMLARGGRGSPGRGQKLTVCSTPSSGHAASVKDGTDLLAVATSNPCWAGDAVTFTTQFTTSSTPSTTPPRTPTSSSSTPAVTLTVNKKTKGLIDGLSKFFTPSPVGRRSSRAGEILDPSALKGSQSCCPARKKPGTPPKLWKLSPSQSVVGLAAKSDTTPSQKLTTTTISPCTLPLPPPPTSLGHSPTTSLVSSSSTSANSPQSSSSQSSVPSITSLSNHNQLKGLFDGLSHIYATQGQSRKKGLPCYAPPKRRHRKQDLGSCATASKTYPLIPHPPQQRLGKKEMTKNRLLLSSHSSSHPRPGRPRGRPFKVVSHFRRSPFLKKHRTLGRLRCRVTPQKGPQETPGKGDMTDEGRIKAEHDHGCEGELRVKQEPGFVAVSREHVTEEDVEIFTQVQELSSQRNGTMTITNSGRYPAVIEFGKYEIQTWHSSPYPPEYSRLQKLYLCEFCLKYMRCKSILQRHAKKCGWFQPPANEIYRKDDLSVFEVDGNVSKLFCQNLCLLAKLFLDHKTLYYDVEPFLFYILTKNDEKGCHLVGYFSKEKLCQQKYNVSCIMIMPQYQRQGFGRFLIDFSYLLTRQEGQAGSPEKPLSDLGRLSYLAYWKSVMVEYLYKQPDKHISVKGISRATGMCPHDIAATLQHLCMIDRQDGRFVVIRRERLIQRHMEKLRASPRLNQVDPDALHWIPSPRLNQVDPDALHWTPSPRLNQVDPDALHWTPAVALNAVLSEEEREIEMDAERLKEQASWENEERAVSYLMTSIHHPRPPTKVYSKNPFRTYERRPTTAGDQRLHASEECSGDKDEDDSDGSPPILTKAHAMFGVKRKRERAERAVMLKKRGRKRRRINSSVTTETISETTEVLNEPFDNSEDERPMPLLERTCRVGEMEEEGLRKPVKRRRGRPRLEKTTDRDNREHWNEVAGVLSKKPGRPRTVKRKKGWPKGVKRGPPKWRLKKERKMGFKLNLYTPPETPLEAEEPHIQAEEPKEEPEDQDKASTITEEESDSGRDLVSRDTVMDKRLPSEPHIPMEEESPSKLSSPGVSPVTSPMASSPVASPMASRASSPVFSPVGSAMCSPVRSPIRDEPPEEDPQASEHGDSQAPSPSKQLDHSTERSAEDDEDEETTHLDADDEDESRMESTAEPEKEERKQEPEPCQEPPDAESCTTLTFLHPNDNNKDSERRQEGSEGMDYRREEERPANTGDEKRDGIQEQAPTTVAAVDSDHPVDSESEESSSQEARRQPQQTERDRERLAALSPSAVLRDREEDREGDREEDRETAQAVQSLTQETERDTETLQDSSSSVFHQEASHSLQTHPMVPHSPPHTLTSLDEGCPQLDHSSPLSSAHSHPSQSVRSVSSPALSILESSRGSSSGGSGAGGGYTQISPDHGSSGGASISVPSSLHNMETSPMMDVPSVSDHSSQQVVDSGFSDLGSIESTTENYENPSSYDSTLGGSICGGAGGPGGPGGPPQNSCSYGPLPPSGLVQSSCAVSQQMGGVNPGSCGMIQQNSLSSPQHCNVKSPQGCVVVVERPPSNGQHSHSQHSQHSHSQTIIHNPHGHTRQTITPHNQHPQHNQPHSAPHNQHSQITQHNPHTHPAHSQPHGVHHNQHILHSQHSLHNQHNQHGQHSLHNQHGQHSLHNQHSQHSLHNQHSHSQQPAMTQCGMPTNFTAPIQLADIPESGNPNLSSIYERMNQEGYGSGHYSQPSATFSLAKLQQLTNTLIDHPHSLPFNHSASHAHPITSYANSTSLSSHSQHSGLVSLSQSPHPGHPRPHGVSPHPGGPQVQVQATMTPPLTSSHPLSSPQMMLQRNTMGIPNIPTSQWTLQAQMAPGGPKGPTHIAMRSKSAASGLSSHPHHQQQMYSHTRGPPQTVTMQAPSSRTLAAMPRGMNMGTVNIMPAPGNPYNHAVSVNSMNMPSASINHAMNGYHVTTQGPTMMAANGGYHSNQMSGHQMTAAYMNQSPGAQYASMQMGMMGTQPYPQQPMQAPPHSNMYSSAGQHGYMTNTGPMSKQTLKGPFIRR